From a region of the Streptomyces tirandamycinicus genome:
- a CDS encoding sirohydrochlorin chelatase: MHGTRPSRLARPALLVVAHGSRDPRHAATVHALVRQVRSQQPEVRVSTAFLDFNAPTVPQVLERMANDGVGEVVALPLLLTRAFHAKSDIPSVLNEARARYPRLRITQSGVLGPSPLLLDAVEQRLYETGLTPADRSATGVVLASAGSSDPEAVAVLTAMARDLRHTGWCAVRPAFASAVTSASPARTEDAVRALRAEGVDRVAVAPYVIAPGRLPDRIADGARAAGADVLADVLGPSPELARLMLRRYDEARAVPRLAATG, translated from the coding sequence ATGCACGGCACCCGCCCCTCCCGTCTCGCCCGCCCCGCCTTGCTCGTCGTCGCCCACGGCAGCCGCGACCCGCGCCATGCCGCGACCGTGCACGCCCTGGTACGGCAGGTGCGGTCGCAGCAGCCCGAGGTGCGGGTGAGCACGGCGTTCCTGGACTTCAACGCGCCGACCGTGCCGCAGGTCCTGGAGCGGATGGCGAACGACGGGGTGGGAGAGGTGGTCGCACTGCCGCTGCTGCTGACCCGCGCCTTCCACGCGAAGTCGGACATCCCGTCCGTGCTGAACGAGGCGCGGGCCCGGTATCCGCGGCTCCGGATCACCCAGTCGGGGGTGCTCGGCCCGTCCCCGCTCCTGCTGGACGCGGTCGAGCAGCGGCTGTACGAGACCGGGCTGACCCCCGCCGACAGGAGCGCGACGGGGGTCGTACTGGCCTCGGCGGGCTCCTCCGACCCGGAGGCCGTCGCGGTGCTCACCGCCATGGCGCGGGACCTGCGGCACACCGGCTGGTGCGCCGTACGGCCCGCGTTCGCCTCCGCCGTGACGTCCGCGAGCCCGGCGCGTACCGAGGACGCGGTGCGGGCGCTGCGCGCCGAGGGCGTGGACCGGGTGGCGGTGGCACCGTACGTCATCGCCCCCGGCCGGCTGCCGGACCGGATCGCGGACGGCGCCCGGGCAGCCGGTGCCGATGTGCTGGCCGATGTGCTCGGACCGTCACCGGAGCTGGCCCGGCTGATGCTGCGCCGGTACGACGAGGCCCGGGCCGTGCCCCGCCTCGCCGCCACCGGCTGA
- a CDS encoding DUF1697 domain-containing protein: protein MAKTHAYAALLRGINVGGHRKVPMADLHSLVTDLGHGHVRTYLQSGNAVFTSETDDEDGLARGIERAVEERFGFTVDCLVRGGPYLASVVGDCPFPAGRLDGRQLHVTYFSERVEPERFARVDRDAHLPEDFRLGDRALYLYTPGGIGRSRLADALARASVSKGLVATTRNWNTVVKLAEMTGDPA, encoded by the coding sequence ATGGCGAAGACCCACGCGTACGCCGCGCTGCTGCGCGGCATCAACGTCGGCGGCCACCGCAAGGTTCCGATGGCCGACCTGCACAGCCTGGTGACGGACCTCGGCCACGGCCATGTGCGCACCTACCTGCAGAGCGGCAACGCCGTGTTCACCAGCGAGACGGACGACGAGGACGGGCTCGCCCGCGGCATCGAACGCGCCGTCGAGGAGCGCTTCGGCTTCACCGTGGACTGCCTGGTGCGGGGCGGGCCGTACCTCGCCTCGGTCGTCGGGGACTGCCCCTTCCCGGCGGGACGGCTCGACGGCAGGCAACTGCACGTCACCTACTTCTCGGAGCGCGTCGAACCGGAGCGGTTCGCCCGCGTCGACCGGGACGCCCATCTGCCGGAGGACTTCCGGCTCGGGGACCGTGCGCTGTACCTCTACACCCCGGGCGGCATCGGCCGCTCCAGGCTGGCCGACGCGCTGGCACGGGCCAGTGTGAGCAAGGGTCTCGTCGCCACGACCCGCAACTGGAACACCGTCGTCAAGCTCGCGGAGATGACCGGAGACCCGGCCTGA
- a CDS encoding DUF4236 domain-containing protein, which produces MSLYFHKRITLVPRLLHLNIGTHGWSLSLGTRRAHITRGSGGHGRASVRLPGGFRWHRDFRRR; this is translated from the coding sequence ATGTCGCTCTACTTCCACAAGCGGATCACGCTCGTCCCGAGGCTGCTGCACCTGAACATCGGTACGCACGGCTGGTCCCTGAGCCTCGGCACCCGCCGGGCCCACATCACCCGGGGCAGCGGTGGCCACGGCAGGGCGTCGGTGCGGCTGCCCGGCGGCTTCCGCTGGCACCGCGACTTCCGGCGGCGCTGA